Proteins encoded in a region of the Bacillus methanolicus genome:
- a CDS encoding response regulator transcription factor yields MKKTVLVVDDEQSIVTLLQYNLEQAGFDVITAMDGEDGKDLALNENPDLIILDLMLPKLDGIEVCKQLRQQKMMTPILMLTAKDDEFDKVLGLELGADDYMTKPFSPREVIARVKAILRRSQYQPEVRENEFIENGFIKIADLKIYPDQYEAFFAEELLELTPKEFELLLYLAKHKGRVLTRDQLLSAVWNYDFAGDTRIVDVHISHLREKIEQNTKKPVYIKTIRGLGYKLEEPKGE; encoded by the coding sequence AATTTGGAGCAGGCAGGCTTTGATGTTATAACCGCCATGGATGGAGAAGATGGAAAAGATTTGGCTCTTAATGAAAATCCAGATTTGATCATTTTAGATCTGATGCTTCCTAAACTAGATGGAATTGAAGTTTGTAAACAATTAAGACAGCAAAAAATGATGACACCCATCTTGATGTTAACGGCAAAAGATGATGAGTTTGACAAAGTTCTCGGTCTTGAACTCGGTGCTGATGATTATATGACGAAGCCATTTAGTCCCCGTGAAGTGATAGCAAGAGTAAAGGCAATTTTGCGGAGGTCTCAATATCAGCCTGAGGTAAGAGAAAATGAATTCATAGAGAATGGTTTTATAAAGATTGCTGACCTGAAAATATATCCCGATCAATATGAAGCATTTTTTGCGGAAGAACTACTTGAATTGACACCTAAAGAATTTGAACTGCTCCTATATTTGGCTAAACATAAGGGCAGAGTGTTAACGAGGGATCAATTGCTAAGTGCCGTATGGAACTATGATTTTGCCGGGGATACCCGGATTGTTGATGTACATATCAGCCATTTACGAGAGAAAATTGAACAAAACACAAAAAAACCTGTCTACATTAAAACAATCCGCGGACTAGGGTATAAATTAGAGGAGCCGAAAGGGGAATGA